A portion of the Microbacterium hominis genome contains these proteins:
- a CDS encoding DUF6880 family protein, whose product MSLARDIPNVLASFRTTRRDMWDWRSVQNYAFEAEQGVSLLADMADDYGAEGVIPVVQKAIASTFRVLMRADDSGGLIQLVIQELLNLHAELCTQSPPAPATLTGWIQKQQFGELGEYFSVDVVDYADALGPAGIVRFEAHLDKRRQVLTTPFDGRPDPEFTHDDEWHARHAVLYNLQRLAVLRGDEEAIVRAYGGDMPRAHTHAAAAKALREAGLLDRATVIAHEGMTLPGGPHQQQECGELWAALAIDTGTDAADAASEVFERWPNAANAQAWESASGPGWPAIREHAIDRMRERPWELIAYLIDAHDIPRAWAEGLRAAENGASIHPQQWDDLVDRYSKIDPVAVLPVMAQLIDDRLIEANTRAYPGAVRRMKKLRAAARAAGRPEIADEYLAEVRRRNARRPSLIQRMDAAGL is encoded by the coding sequence ATGTCTTTGGCCCGCGACATCCCGAACGTTCTCGCCTCGTTCCGCACGACCAGACGCGACATGTGGGACTGGCGATCGGTGCAGAACTACGCCTTCGAAGCCGAACAAGGGGTGTCGCTCCTGGCGGACATGGCCGACGACTACGGCGCCGAGGGCGTGATCCCCGTTGTGCAGAAGGCGATCGCGAGCACCTTCCGCGTCCTCATGCGCGCCGACGACTCCGGCGGACTCATCCAGCTCGTCATCCAGGAACTGCTGAACCTGCATGCCGAGCTGTGCACTCAGAGCCCGCCAGCGCCGGCCACACTGACCGGGTGGATCCAGAAGCAGCAGTTCGGCGAACTCGGCGAGTACTTCTCGGTGGACGTCGTCGACTACGCCGACGCTCTCGGCCCAGCCGGCATCGTGAGGTTCGAAGCGCACCTCGACAAGCGACGACAGGTGCTGACCACTCCTTTCGACGGGCGCCCCGACCCGGAGTTCACGCACGACGACGAGTGGCATGCCCGCCATGCCGTGCTCTACAACCTGCAGCGCCTCGCCGTGCTGCGTGGTGACGAGGAAGCGATCGTCCGCGCTTACGGCGGAGACATGCCGCGCGCCCATACGCACGCCGCCGCCGCGAAAGCGCTCCGTGAGGCCGGACTGCTTGACCGCGCGACCGTCATCGCTCACGAGGGCATGACCCTCCCCGGCGGCCCGCACCAACAGCAGGAGTGCGGCGAACTCTGGGCCGCCCTGGCCATCGACACAGGCACGGATGCCGCGGACGCAGCCTCCGAGGTGTTCGAACGATGGCCCAACGCGGCCAATGCGCAGGCGTGGGAGTCCGCTTCAGGACCAGGCTGGCCAGCGATCCGCGAGCACGCGATCGATCGGATGCGCGAACGCCCGTGGGAGCTGATCGCCTACCTGATCGACGCGCACGACATCCCCCGCGCATGGGCAGAAGGACTCCGCGCGGCCGAGAACGGCGCGTCGATTCACCCCCAGCAGTGGGATGACCTGGTCGACCGGTACAGCAAGATCGATCCTGTGGCCGTACTCCCCGTGATGGCGCAGCTCATCGACGACCGGCTGATCGAGGCGAACACCCGCGCCTACCCCGGCGCGGTACGCAGGATGAAGAAACTCCGCGCCGCCGCACGAGCAGCCGGCCGCCCAGAGATCGCCGACGAGTACCTCGCCGAGGTGCGCCGAAGGAACGCCCGGCGCCCGTCCCTGATCCAGCGAATGGATGCCGCCGGGCTCTGA
- a CDS encoding glycoside hydrolase family 2 TIM barrel-domain containing protein gives MSTTRFHDGWAFARTPEGDAVSVALPHDAMIGEQRAADAATEGHGGFFPGGTYRYIKTWRVPADAATTRYSLLFEGVQGDTRVLLDGREVAANRNGYREFTAPLTGVRPGAEAVIEVLVDMVAVPTDRWYSGAGIYRPVWLEAQGPVRIARDGLRFVTTAAAEDAEVDVFIDAEGIGEGGAVAVVELSLDGAVILQAEAPIPATGHGEIRFTVPAAQLWSAESPTLYDVKVALVSDGVTGDERSLRLGLRTISIDPQHGLRINGHTVLLRGAAVHHDNGILGAATYATAEHRRARALKDAGYNAIRSAHNPLSRHFLDACDELGLYVMDELTDVWFARKTAGDGSARFRDEWRDDVDSMIAKDRNRPSVIMYSIGNEIAEAATAEGAALARDIHAYVYASDPTRPTTLAVNPLLAMMSTKAAAANAKAAAKTGADAGAENAPPERREATSTAANLITAKLGRLMVGASLLPAADHATRDAFAAVDVAGYNYAYASYPGARKRYPNRVILGTESMPGDLPAIWKRVTKVPGVIGDFNWTGWDYLGEVGLGYWSYGSEVGGISKPFPGILAGAGVFDITGHPGALLSLAQAVWQTTDTPGIAVRPLDKAGQRANRTPWLSTDAMPSWSWGALRGTADVEVYSHGDHVELLLNGRTLGRKRAGVKKSFVARFRTPYEPGELTAVAYRNGAEIGRSTLRSASEVAVQLRAEQSTGGDELSFVQVGLGDTDGTIDSATTDVITLAIEGPGEIAGFGTARPITEERFTSPTQTTYRGRALAAIRRTADVGDIVVTARSTHHGEATVVLSPALAATH, from the coding sequence ATGAGCACCACCCGATTCCACGACGGCTGGGCCTTCGCACGCACGCCGGAGGGTGACGCCGTCTCGGTCGCGCTCCCGCACGACGCGATGATCGGAGAGCAGCGAGCGGCGGATGCTGCGACCGAGGGCCATGGGGGCTTCTTCCCCGGCGGCACGTATCGGTACATCAAGACGTGGCGCGTTCCTGCCGATGCCGCGACCACCCGATACTCGCTTCTGTTCGAAGGCGTCCAGGGAGACACCCGGGTCCTGCTCGATGGTCGCGAGGTCGCCGCCAATCGCAACGGCTACCGGGAGTTCACCGCACCGCTGACCGGTGTCCGACCCGGCGCAGAGGCTGTCATCGAGGTGCTTGTCGACATGGTCGCTGTACCGACGGACCGGTGGTACAGCGGTGCCGGAATCTACCGGCCGGTGTGGCTCGAGGCGCAGGGGCCGGTGCGGATCGCCCGCGACGGTCTTCGGTTCGTCACCACCGCTGCTGCCGAGGATGCTGAGGTCGACGTGTTCATCGATGCGGAGGGCATCGGTGAAGGTGGTGCGGTGGCGGTCGTGGAGCTCTCGCTCGACGGTGCGGTCATCCTGCAGGCGGAGGCGCCGATCCCGGCGACCGGACACGGTGAGATTCGGTTCACGGTGCCGGCTGCGCAGCTGTGGTCCGCGGAATCTCCGACGCTGTACGACGTCAAGGTGGCGCTCGTATCCGATGGCGTGACCGGGGATGAGCGATCCCTGCGCCTCGGCCTGCGCACGATCTCCATCGACCCGCAGCATGGCCTGCGCATCAACGGTCACACTGTGCTGTTGCGCGGCGCAGCTGTGCACCACGACAACGGCATCCTCGGCGCCGCCACCTACGCCACCGCTGAGCACCGCCGCGCCCGTGCGCTGAAAGATGCCGGATACAACGCGATCCGCAGCGCCCACAACCCGCTGTCCCGCCACTTCCTCGACGCCTGCGACGAACTCGGCCTCTACGTCATGGATGAACTCACCGACGTGTGGTTCGCCCGCAAGACCGCCGGCGACGGCTCGGCCCGTTTCCGCGACGAGTGGCGAGACGATGTCGACTCGATGATCGCCAAGGACCGCAACCGGCCGTCGGTGATCATGTACTCGATCGGCAACGAGATCGCCGAAGCCGCCACTGCCGAGGGCGCCGCTCTGGCCCGGGACATCCACGCGTACGTTTACGCGAGCGACCCGACTCGACCCACCACGCTCGCTGTCAATCCTCTGCTCGCGATGATGTCGACGAAGGCGGCTGCAGCCAATGCGAAGGCTGCGGCCAAGACCGGAGCAGACGCCGGCGCGGAGAATGCACCGCCTGAGCGTCGAGAGGCGACGAGCACGGCAGCGAACCTGATCACTGCCAAGCTCGGTCGACTGATGGTGGGGGCTTCACTGCTCCCTGCCGCAGACCACGCGACGCGGGATGCCTTCGCCGCGGTCGACGTCGCCGGCTACAACTACGCCTACGCGAGCTACCCCGGCGCCCGCAAGCGCTATCCGAACCGTGTGATCCTCGGCACCGAGTCGATGCCCGGTGACCTCCCCGCGATCTGGAAGCGTGTCACGAAGGTTCCGGGTGTCATCGGCGACTTCAACTGGACCGGGTGGGACTACCTGGGTGAGGTCGGCCTCGGCTACTGGAGTTACGGAAGCGAGGTCGGGGGTATCAGCAAGCCTTTCCCCGGCATCCTCGCGGGAGCCGGCGTGTTCGACATCACCGGCCACCCCGGTGCGCTGCTGTCCCTCGCCCAGGCCGTCTGGCAGACCACAGACACACCCGGCATCGCGGTGCGGCCGCTGGACAAGGCAGGCCAGCGCGCCAACAGGACGCCGTGGCTGTCGACCGACGCGATGCCGAGCTGGTCGTGGGGTGCGCTGCGGGGGACGGCGGATGTCGAGGTCTACTCGCACGGAGATCACGTCGAGCTGCTGCTGAACGGGCGCACGCTGGGGCGCAAGCGGGCAGGCGTGAAGAAATCCTTCGTCGCACGGTTCCGGACCCCCTACGAGCCTGGCGAGTTGACGGCCGTCGCGTACCGCAACGGCGCAGAGATCGGCCGGTCCACCCTGCGCAGCGCTTCCGAGGTGGCCGTTCAGCTGCGGGCCGAGCAGTCGACCGGCGGTGACGAGCTGTCCTTCGTGCAGGTCGGACTCGGCGATACTGACGGCACCATCGACTCGGCGACGACCGACGTGATCACCCTTGCGATCGAGGGTCCGGGAGAGATTGCCGGCTTCGGAACCGCCCGACCCATCACCGAGGAGCGCTTCACGAGCCCGACGCAGACGACGTACCGCGGACGAGCGCTCGCGGCGATCCGCCGCACCGCCGACGTCGGCGACATCGTGGTGACCGCCCGCAGCACACATCACGGCGAAGCGACGGTCGTCCTCTCGCCCGCACTCGCCGCAACCCACTGA
- a CDS encoding MFS transporter: MSDTRTGTAGAAEPSEVNVAGADPQTALPTSRKLPPFFSLRFSTRGFALAVNVVVMLQLTFYATDIVGLAPALVGGLFLAAKIFDGITDLVAGFVIDRTHTRWGKARPYELFLIPLWLLTIAIFSTPEMKTFWQATYLFVLYALINSVCATFLNASEAVYLKRSIRGDVQYAKVLSRQGVFIILVAAIASIMLPQLMASWGTQPGGWTLIAAVYGIPLMLVGLIRFFTIKELPEDETDHVTEERLGFKGTVRAVFENKFVFIFSAIVLLANIVIGANAIVGAYFFKYILGDLGLLSLVSLGGIIIPLVYLMFPVAVRTIGAMNFVRIGLGLAAVGYLMVLVAPTSLPMVVIGQLLGSFTTVVTMLVGFFMIQAMTYGEWKSGRRVDAVTNSIQGFASKVGQGLASAIVGITMGVVGYNGLLDAQSTEASGAIISLYSVMPLIVTVAMFALSYLYKVEKHLPAIQEDLAAGVHSDTSTIKI; encoded by the coding sequence ATGTCTGACACCCGAACCGGTACTGCCGGCGCCGCCGAGCCGAGCGAGGTCAACGTCGCCGGCGCTGACCCGCAGACGGCACTGCCGACAAGCAGAAAGCTTCCCCCGTTCTTCTCCCTGCGGTTCTCGACCCGAGGGTTCGCGCTCGCCGTGAACGTGGTCGTGATGCTGCAGCTCACGTTCTACGCGACCGACATCGTCGGACTCGCCCCGGCGCTCGTCGGCGGCCTGTTCCTCGCGGCGAAGATCTTCGACGGGATCACCGATCTCGTCGCGGGCTTCGTCATCGACCGCACCCACACGCGATGGGGCAAGGCTCGCCCGTACGAGCTCTTCCTCATCCCGCTGTGGCTGCTCACGATCGCCATCTTCTCGACGCCCGAGATGAAGACGTTCTGGCAGGCGACCTACCTCTTCGTGCTGTACGCGCTGATCAACTCCGTGTGCGCCACGTTCCTCAACGCGTCCGAGGCGGTCTACCTGAAGCGCTCGATCCGCGGCGACGTGCAGTACGCCAAGGTGCTGTCCCGTCAGGGCGTCTTCATCATCCTCGTCGCCGCGATCGCGAGCATCATGCTGCCGCAGCTCATGGCATCCTGGGGCACCCAGCCCGGCGGGTGGACCCTGATCGCCGCGGTCTACGGCATCCCGCTCATGCTCGTCGGCCTCATCCGGTTCTTCACGATCAAGGAACTCCCGGAGGACGAGACCGACCACGTCACCGAGGAGCGTCTCGGCTTCAAGGGCACGGTGAGGGCGGTGTTCGAGAACAAGTTCGTCTTCATCTTCTCGGCCATCGTGCTGCTCGCGAACATCGTCATCGGAGCGAACGCGATCGTCGGCGCCTACTTCTTCAAGTACATCCTCGGCGACCTGGGGCTGCTGTCTCTGGTGTCGCTCGGCGGCATCATCATCCCGCTGGTCTACCTGATGTTCCCGGTCGCGGTGCGCACGATCGGCGCGATGAACTTCGTTCGCATCGGACTCGGTCTCGCCGCCGTCGGCTACCTCATGGTGCTCGTCGCGCCCACGTCGCTCCCGATGGTCGTCATCGGACAGCTGCTCGGTTCGTTCACTACGGTCGTGACGATGCTCGTCGGGTTCTTCATGATCCAGGCGATGACCTACGGCGAGTGGAAGTCCGGCAGGCGAGTCGATGCGGTCACCAACTCGATCCAGGGCTTCGCCAGCAAGGTGGGCCAGGGGCTCGCCTCGGCGATCGTGGGAATCACCATGGGAGTCGTCGGCTACAACGGTCTGCTCGACGCGCAGTCGACCGAGGCGAGCGGCGCGATCATCAGCCTGTACTCGGTGATGCCGTTGATCGTCACGGTGGCGATGTTCGCCCTCAGCTACCTCTACAAGGTCGAGAAGCACCTGCCGGCCATTCAGGAGGACCTTGCTGCCGGAGTCCACTCGGACACCAGCACGATCAAGATCTGA
- a CDS encoding glycoside hydrolase family 3 C-terminal domain-containing protein, giving the protein MNTLEEQAALGSGASFWKTKAAPGLPAIVLSDGPHGVRAQDAAVDHVGIAPSQPATCFPPAAGLSQSWDPELVARVGQALAAEARHYGVGVLLGPGINIKRDPRAGRNFEYFSEDPHLTGTLGAAWVEGLQSGGVGASVKHFAANNSETDRMRSDSVVDERPLREIYLRGFEKVVREAKPWTVMAAYNRVNGQYACENNWLLTDVLRTEWGFDGAVLSDWGAVDDRVSSVAAGMDLEMPGGHAVSDSAVVAAVEAGVLNAEDVAKAAANVTRLLERSRDASADRAPVVEFDAHHALAREAAARSMVLLKNDGDLLPLALDGRIAVIGEFARAPRFQGGGSSHVNAIRVDIPLDEIRELAPAAELTFAAGFGASGDSTALRDEAVIAAGASDTAIVFLGLAEHDESEGFDRAHIDIPGDQVELLRAVVAAQPRTVAVLSHGGVVRLAEIERSAPAIIDGALGGQAFGGGVADVLFGVVNPSGRTSETVPQRLEDVPAFLSFPGTGSEVRYTEGVFVGYRWYDARDLDVTFPFGHGLSYTSFRYRDIAVDAVDAVDGGLRIAVTVDNTGDRDGREVVQAYVGKRGSRVPRAPRELKAFANVAIAAGSSEAVVFDIPRADLAYWDESVSAWVVEGGDYEVSVGASSRDIRVIGGAQIVGDETRRPLSERSTLGELMQHPVAGPMIASMSARQATQGASNDDAMGSDTAMMMAQIPLNRMVAFSGGQIGPEQIAGMLAMANAGGGGE; this is encoded by the coding sequence GTGAATACGCTCGAGGAACAGGCAGCGCTCGGCAGCGGAGCGTCCTTCTGGAAGACGAAGGCCGCACCCGGCCTCCCGGCAATCGTGCTCTCCGACGGTCCGCACGGTGTGCGTGCTCAGGACGCCGCCGTCGACCACGTCGGTATCGCGCCCAGCCAGCCCGCCACCTGCTTCCCGCCCGCAGCGGGACTGTCCCAGTCGTGGGATCCCGAACTCGTCGCGCGCGTCGGTCAGGCTCTGGCAGCCGAGGCACGGCACTACGGCGTCGGAGTGCTGCTCGGCCCCGGGATCAACATCAAGCGCGACCCTCGTGCGGGGCGCAACTTCGAGTACTTCTCCGAAGACCCGCATCTGACGGGAACACTCGGCGCGGCGTGGGTGGAAGGCCTGCAGTCGGGCGGTGTCGGTGCGTCCGTGAAGCACTTCGCCGCGAACAACTCCGAGACTGACCGGATGCGGTCCGACTCCGTGGTCGACGAGAGGCCCCTGCGCGAGATCTATCTTCGCGGGTTCGAGAAGGTCGTCCGCGAGGCGAAGCCGTGGACCGTGATGGCGGCGTACAACCGTGTGAACGGCCAGTATGCCTGCGAGAACAACTGGCTGTTGACGGATGTCCTGCGCACCGAGTGGGGTTTCGACGGGGCGGTCCTCAGTGACTGGGGCGCCGTCGACGATCGCGTCTCCTCGGTCGCTGCCGGCATGGATCTCGAAATGCCCGGTGGCCACGCCGTATCCGATAGCGCGGTGGTCGCTGCGGTCGAGGCGGGAGTGTTGAATGCCGAAGACGTGGCGAAGGCTGCTGCGAACGTGACCCGCCTGCTCGAGCGATCTCGGGATGCCTCAGCAGACCGCGCTCCCGTCGTGGAGTTCGACGCTCATCACGCCCTGGCCCGCGAGGCGGCCGCGCGCAGCATGGTGCTGCTCAAGAACGACGGTGATCTTCTGCCCCTCGCACTCGACGGACGCATCGCGGTGATCGGCGAGTTCGCTCGAGCGCCCCGGTTCCAGGGTGGCGGCAGCTCGCACGTCAATGCGATCCGCGTCGACATCCCGCTCGATGAGATCCGGGAGCTCGCACCCGCAGCCGAGCTCACGTTCGCCGCAGGCTTCGGGGCGTCGGGCGACTCCACCGCTCTGCGCGACGAGGCTGTCATCGCTGCAGGAGCGTCGGACACGGCGATCGTGTTCCTCGGTCTGGCGGAGCACGACGAGTCTGAAGGCTTCGACCGCGCCCACATCGACATCCCGGGCGACCAGGTCGAACTCCTCCGAGCTGTCGTGGCTGCCCAGCCTCGTACCGTGGCGGTTCTGAGCCATGGTGGCGTCGTACGTCTGGCGGAGATCGAAAGGTCGGCTCCCGCGATCATCGACGGTGCTCTGGGCGGCCAGGCGTTCGGCGGAGGCGTCGCGGATGTGCTCTTCGGCGTCGTGAATCCGTCGGGCCGTACCAGTGAGACCGTTCCGCAGCGGCTCGAGGACGTCCCCGCATTCCTCTCCTTCCCCGGGACGGGTTCCGAGGTGCGGTATACCGAAGGAGTCTTCGTCGGCTACCGGTGGTACGACGCGCGCGACCTGGACGTCACATTCCCCTTCGGGCACGGCCTGTCGTACACCTCCTTCCGCTACCGTGACATCGCTGTCGACGCTGTCGACGCTGTCGACGGAGGGTTGCGTATCGCGGTGACCGTCGACAACACCGGTGACAGGGACGGACGCGAGGTCGTCCAGGCCTACGTCGGCAAGCGAGGCTCCCGCGTCCCCCGTGCGCCTCGTGAGCTGAAGGCGTTCGCGAATGTCGCGATCGCCGCTGGCTCATCCGAGGCGGTCGTCTTCGACATTCCGCGCGCGGACCTTGCGTACTGGGACGAGAGCGTCTCGGCGTGGGTGGTCGAAGGTGGCGACTACGAGGTGTCGGTCGGGGCATCGAGTCGCGACATCCGTGTCATCGGTGGCGCGCAGATCGTCGGAGATGAGACTCGCCGCCCGCTGAGCGAGCGATCGACGCTCGGGGAGCTGATGCAGCACCCTGTCGCGGGGCCGATGATCGCCTCGATGAGCGCGCGCCAGGCCACACAAGGGGCGAGCAACGACGATGCGATGGGCAGTGACACCGCGATGATGATGGCGCAGATTCCGCTGAATCGCATGGTCGCGTTCAGCGGCGGGCAGATCGGGCCAGAGCAGATCGCCGGCATGCTGGCGATGGCCAACGCCGGAGGGGGCGGAGAGTGA
- a CDS encoding DUF2255 family protein — protein sequence MNWTDAELSELDRAGEVRVAGRRADGSSRTLTIVWHVVVDGVLYLRSVKGESGEWYKGVARHFEGFLRWGATTREVKYILDPRRDDAVDAAYFAKYGTGSPSQAITSPTAKKTTLRVEPR from the coding sequence ATGAACTGGACCGATGCCGAGCTCAGTGAACTCGACCGCGCCGGCGAGGTGCGAGTTGCGGGGCGCCGCGCCGATGGATCGTCACGGACATTGACGATCGTGTGGCATGTCGTTGTCGATGGAGTGCTGTACCTGCGTTCGGTCAAAGGCGAGTCCGGGGAGTGGTACAAAGGCGTCGCGCGCCACTTCGAGGGATTCCTCCGATGGGGAGCAACCACTCGCGAGGTGAAGTACATTCTCGATCCCCGCCGAGACGACGCCGTGGACGCCGCCTACTTCGCGAAGTACGGCACCGGATCACCCAGCCAGGCCATCACCAGCCCTACGGCGAAGAAGACAACGCTGCGCGTCGAGCCCCGCTGA
- a CDS encoding LacI family DNA-binding transcriptional regulator, giving the protein MNATSSDVAKHAGVSRATVSQVLNGYAERFAPETAAKVFASATALGYEPSAAGRALRRGSSDFVVALLPHTTFGGNLQDLFEQMTVTLADHGYTLVLRMSGSAASTLDRMIAGMKPAAVFSLTPFTATEKAVLNRRNVLAVDPPSVSAVDYNRAIGRMQGLALADAGHRRLAFAHLRDERQDPFGFAREEGLRDVAHERELEEIEVIDVMIDLDSALAALDSLTTPGIAVACYNDDVAMALLAAARVRGLDVPRDVAVIGMDRSDLSRIAVPRLTTIEYDIASAASAGVASLLQALGAGTPQPASAPAFLTLVRGDTV; this is encoded by the coding sequence GTGAATGCGACCAGCTCCGACGTTGCAAAGCACGCAGGCGTCTCCCGTGCCACGGTCAGCCAGGTCCTCAATGGCTATGCCGAACGCTTCGCTCCGGAGACTGCGGCCAAGGTGTTCGCCTCCGCGACCGCGCTCGGCTATGAGCCCTCAGCGGCAGGCCGCGCGCTCCGCCGTGGATCGAGTGACTTCGTCGTCGCCCTCCTGCCGCACACGACCTTCGGCGGCAATCTGCAGGACCTGTTCGAGCAGATGACCGTCACGCTCGCCGACCACGGCTACACGCTCGTGCTGCGGATGTCCGGGTCGGCGGCATCCACCCTCGACAGGATGATCGCCGGCATGAAGCCCGCAGCGGTGTTCTCACTCACGCCGTTCACGGCCACCGAGAAGGCTGTGCTGAACCGTCGAAATGTGCTCGCCGTCGACCCACCCAGCGTGTCAGCCGTGGATTACAACCGGGCGATCGGCCGGATGCAGGGACTCGCGCTCGCGGACGCAGGGCACCGACGTCTCGCGTTCGCCCACTTGCGCGATGAACGCCAGGACCCGTTCGGCTTCGCTCGAGAAGAGGGACTCCGAGACGTCGCCCATGAGCGCGAGCTGGAGGAGATAGAGGTCATCGATGTGATGATCGACCTCGACTCCGCGCTCGCCGCATTGGACTCGCTGACCACACCGGGCATCGCGGTCGCTTGCTACAACGACGACGTGGCAATGGCTCTGCTGGCCGCGGCACGTGTGCGAGGCCTCGATGTTCCTCGCGATGTCGCCGTCATCGGAATGGACCGCAGCGACCTTTCGAGAATTGCCGTACCGCGCCTGACCACGATCGAATATGACATCGCGAGCGCCGCGAGCGCCGGCGTAGCCAGCCTTCTCCAGGCGTTGGGCGCCGGCACTCCTCAACCCGCCTCTGCTCCAGCGTTCCTCACGTTGGTTCGAGGCGATACCGTCTGA
- a CDS encoding glycoside hydrolase family 1 protein translates to MTSFPDEFLWGASTAPHQIEGNNTTSDWWAREGMMPGMELSGDAVDSYHRYSEDIALLAEAGLDAYRFGIEWARVEPRQGSFSRAELAHYRRMIDTCLAARVTPVVTLNHFSMPAWFAHEGGWASPQATERFSAYVEKVTEILDGVEWVVTINEPNMLAMMTMVMEAMRSDAAPDWQSPTVEADSDRDRIAAALPVPTIGHAAPLIAAHQAARDILRERTSAKVGWSIANGAFYADPEDEQKLVEVRYAYEDVYLEASRGDDFVGVQSYSAQRVDKNGLVPHPGHPDNTMVGTAYRPDSLATAVRHAAAVSGVPVLVTENGIATPDDARRIAYTAEALTHLEEAMHDGVDVRGYLHWSLLDNYEWGHWGPTFGLIAVDRETFVRTPKTSLAWLGAIAQSNGADLPTVAEELQV, encoded by the coding sequence ATGACTTCCTTCCCCGACGAGTTCCTGTGGGGCGCCTCGACGGCACCGCACCAGATCGAAGGAAACAACACCACCAGCGACTGGTGGGCCCGCGAAGGCATGATGCCCGGCATGGAGCTCAGCGGTGACGCCGTCGACAGCTACCACCGGTACTCCGAGGACATCGCTCTGCTCGCCGAAGCCGGCCTTGATGCTTACCGATTCGGGATCGAGTGGGCGAGGGTCGAGCCGCGCCAGGGCAGCTTCTCCCGTGCAGAACTCGCGCACTACCGGCGCATGATCGACACCTGCCTCGCGGCCCGGGTCACGCCCGTGGTCACTCTGAACCACTTCAGCATGCCTGCATGGTTCGCGCACGAGGGCGGGTGGGCGTCGCCCCAGGCGACCGAGCGTTTCAGCGCCTACGTCGAGAAGGTCACGGAGATCCTCGACGGCGTTGAATGGGTCGTCACCATCAACGAGCCCAACATGCTCGCCATGATGACCATGGTCATGGAGGCGATGCGATCGGACGCCGCGCCCGACTGGCAGAGCCCGACCGTTGAGGCCGACTCCGACCGCGACCGCATCGCCGCCGCACTGCCCGTGCCGACCATCGGCCACGCCGCACCGCTGATCGCCGCACATCAGGCAGCGCGCGACATCCTCCGTGAGCGTACGTCGGCGAAGGTCGGGTGGTCGATCGCCAACGGCGCGTTCTATGCCGATCCGGAAGACGAGCAGAAGCTGGTCGAAGTGCGCTACGCCTACGAAGACGTCTACCTCGAGGCATCCCGCGGCGACGACTTCGTCGGCGTGCAGTCCTACTCGGCGCAGCGCGTCGACAAGAACGGGCTCGTTCCCCATCCCGGCCATCCCGACAACACGATGGTCGGCACCGCCTACCGCCCCGATTCTCTCGCGACCGCGGTCCGTCACGCCGCCGCAGTCTCGGGCGTGCCCGTCCTGGTGACCGAGAACGGCATCGCCACCCCCGACGACGCGAGACGCATCGCCTACACCGCAGAAGCCCTCACGCACCTCGAAGAGGCCATGCACGACGGGGTGGACGTCCGCGGATACCTGCACTGGTCGCTCCTGGACAACTACGAATGGGGTCACTGGGGGCCGACATTCGGTCTCATCGCTGTCGACCGTGAGACGTTCGTGCGCACACCGAAGACGAGTCTGGCGTGGCTGGGCGCGATCGCGCAGAGCAACGGTGCCGACCTCCCCACTGTCGCTGAAGAACTGCAGGTCTGA